A single genomic interval of Catenulispora sp. EB89 harbors:
- a CDS encoding helix-turn-helix domain-containing protein, translated as MAGETPRLLRWKLGGALRDLRERSGRTIEDVVRELQVRNPMSAAKISRIETGKLPVNPRDVSDLCALYGADEATTVVLLQQARESRRPATEDQWWHGYPNIDDQYNVFIELESVAARIRTFEAIVLPGLLQTPRYATATSAVDFDPDTVAARVQARLRRQERLTGPGAVELVHAVIDENMLHRPIGEPGDGTLLEQLEHLYTVCAKPNIRLQILARTVGYYPGMYAPAYTLLENDEIQMPKVCYVEGIQGNPFLEQAVNVEHFESLFNRQAELALSPDDSRTLIKSLIARHRSAGDAL; from the coding sequence ATGGCAGGAGAGACACCCAGGCTGCTGCGCTGGAAGCTGGGTGGCGCGCTGCGCGACCTGCGGGAGCGCAGTGGCAGGACCATCGAGGACGTCGTCCGCGAGCTGCAGGTGCGCAATCCGATGTCGGCGGCGAAGATCAGCCGGATCGAGACCGGGAAGCTCCCGGTCAATCCCCGGGACGTCAGCGACCTGTGCGCGCTCTACGGCGCCGACGAGGCGACGACCGTGGTCCTGCTGCAGCAGGCCCGCGAATCCCGGCGGCCCGCCACCGAGGACCAGTGGTGGCACGGGTATCCGAACATCGACGACCAGTACAACGTCTTCATCGAGCTCGAGAGTGTCGCCGCGCGGATCAGGACCTTCGAAGCCATCGTCCTGCCCGGTCTGCTGCAGACGCCGCGGTACGCCACGGCGACCAGCGCCGTGGACTTCGACCCGGACACGGTCGCGGCGCGGGTCCAGGCGCGGCTGCGCCGGCAGGAGCGGCTGACGGGTCCGGGCGCCGTCGAACTCGTCCATGCCGTGATCGACGAGAACATGCTGCACCGGCCTATCGGCGAGCCGGGTGACGGGACGCTGCTCGAGCAACTCGAGCACCTCTACACCGTCTGCGCGAAGCCGAACATCCGTCTCCAGATCCTGGCTCGGACCGTCGGCTACTACCCCGGCATGTACGCACCGGCCTACACCTTGCTGGAGAACGACGAGATCCAGATGCCGAAGGTGTGCTACGTCGAGGGCATCCAGGGCAACCCCTTCCTCGAGCAGGCGGTCAACGTCGAACACTTCGAAAGCCTCTTCAACCGGCAAGCCGAGCTCGCCCTGAGCCCGGACGACAGCCGAACG